From a region of the Desulfuromonadaceae bacterium genome:
- the mqnB gene encoding futalosine hydrolase → MAEAKVRGRSPVVLLAAVPQETVRLRELLRLTPSDGLSPFAAFSGGGDTLLLHTGVGKANAASAATALLARVTPRAIIVCGCGGAYPDSGLRVGDLAVATAEIFGDEGVSTPTGFQDMAALDLPLLTTISQTFFNTFPVNTLCVAHLQSTLDATAAACGARCVSGPFVTVSTCSGRAALGAELAQRTGGICENMEGAAIASVCTRYTIPLLEIRGISNLTEDRDLTRWDLRGAARLAQQAVIDLLPLL, encoded by the coding sequence GTGGCTGAAGCCAAGGTCCGGGGGCGCTCTCCTGTCGTTCTGCTCGCGGCGGTGCCGCAGGAAACCGTGCGCCTGCGCGAGCTGCTGCGGTTGACTCCGAGCGACGGGCTCAGCCCGTTCGCTGCTTTCAGCGGGGGGGGCGACACCCTCTTGCTGCATACCGGTGTCGGCAAGGCCAACGCCGCCAGTGCAGCCACCGCGCTCCTTGCACGGGTCACCCCTCGCGCCATCATCGTCTGCGGTTGCGGCGGCGCTTATCCCGACAGCGGCCTGCGCGTTGGCGATCTGGCTGTCGCAACAGCGGAGATTTTCGGCGATGAAGGGGTGTCAACCCCGACCGGTTTTCAGGATATGGCGGCGCTCGATTTACCGTTGCTGACAACCATCAGCCAGACCTTTTTCAACACGTTTCCGGTCAACACCCTCTGCGTTGCGCACCTGCAATCGACCCTCGATGCGACCGCCGCCGCGTGCGGCGCCCGCTGTGTCAGCGGCCCCTTTGTGACGGTGTCGACATGCTCCGGTCGCGCGGCACTGGGGGCAGAGCTTGCACAACGCACCGGGGGCATCTGTGAAAACATGGAAGGCGCCGCCATCGCCAGCGTCTGTACCCGTTACACCATTCCGCTCCTCGAAATTCGCGGCATCTCCAACCTGACCGAGGATCGTGACCTGACCCGCTGGGATCTGCGCGGCGCGGCGAGACTCGCCCAGCAGGCGGTCATTGACCTGTTACCGTTGCTATGA
- a CDS encoding 1,4-dihydroxy-6-naphthoate synthase — protein MRELTLGYSPCPNDTFIFHALTHGLVDSGDFYVRERLEDVETLNRLAIAGTLDLTKISYHAFGHLREEYCLLRSGGALGRGCGPLVIARRATTMDELRGKRIAIPGQLTTANLLLQLYGEGFDQLLILPFDRIITAVTSGQADAGVIIHESRFTYQEHGLVAALDLGVWWEQTTGLPLPLGAILAKRSLGGALIQRVDRAIRTSIGYAYAHPHAPRSYIKRHAQELSDAVIDSHIALYVNDFSFDLGATGIVAVTELFRRAEERGIVPRCTRSLCAE, from the coding sequence ATGCGCGAACTGACTCTCGGCTATTCTCCCTGCCCGAACGACACGTTCATCTTTCACGCCCTCACCCACGGGCTGGTCGATAGCGGGGATTTTTATGTTCGCGAGCGGCTGGAGGATGTCGAGACGCTCAATCGTCTGGCCATTGCAGGCACCCTTGACCTGACCAAAATCTCCTACCACGCGTTCGGCCACCTGCGTGAAGAATACTGCCTGCTGCGCAGTGGCGGAGCGTTGGGCCGTGGCTGTGGCCCGCTGGTCATCGCGCGCCGTGCGACGACGATGGACGAGCTGCGCGGCAAACGGATCGCCATCCCCGGCCAACTGACCACCGCCAACCTGCTGCTGCAACTTTACGGCGAAGGGTTTGATCAACTGTTGATCCTCCCTTTTGATCGCATCATCACCGCCGTCACCAGCGGTCAGGCTGACGCCGGGGTCATCATCCATGAATCGCGCTTTACCTACCAGGAGCACGGCCTGGTCGCCGCGCTGGATCTCGGCGTCTGGTGGGAGCAAACCACCGGGCTCCCGTTGCCGCTCGGCGCTATTCTGGCCAAACGCTCCCTCGGCGGCGCGCTGATTCAGCGGGTTGACCGCGCCATTCGCACCAGCATCGGTTACGCCTACGCCCACCCTCATGCCCCCCGCAGCTACATCAAGCGCCACGCCCAGGAACTGTCAGACGCAGTGATCGACAGTCATATCGCGCTCTACGTGAACGATTTTTCTTTTGATCTGGGGGCGACCGGGATTGTGGCGGTGACGGAGTTATTCCGCCGGGCCGAGGAACGAGGGATTGTGCCGCGCTGTACGCGGTCTTTGTGCGCCGAGTGA